A window of the Gemmatirosa kalamazoonensis genome harbors these coding sequences:
- a CDS encoding ParA family protein, protein MSVRQSDSGRVLAVGSGKGGTGKTTVAAAIGYALATEHHRDIALVDFDPQGSLTRFTGQRAVADPLHAEPVEVHGMTLYRGGATLAGVSSAALGKHLARTMRPGRTVVVDLRPMLDDPGHAVVLAEARAFLLIVPELNPESIPETRKLAAMAEARGIGYRIVGNKEENRRPVKRALGFLQSGFGAQLSQTVIRRGAAVAEAHERLLPVTAYAPDSPPALAIRAIADELVAEGIV, encoded by the coding sequence ATGAGTGTCCGACAGTCGGACAGCGGCCGCGTGCTCGCCGTGGGCAGCGGCAAGGGCGGCACCGGCAAGACGACCGTCGCCGCGGCGATCGGCTACGCGCTAGCGACCGAACATCATCGCGACATCGCCCTTGTGGACTTCGATCCCCAGGGATCCCTGACGCGATTCACCGGGCAGCGCGCCGTCGCCGACCCGTTGCATGCGGAGCCGGTCGAGGTGCACGGGATGACGCTCTACCGCGGGGGCGCCACGCTCGCCGGCGTCAGCTCCGCGGCGCTCGGGAAGCACCTCGCGCGTACGATGCGCCCTGGGCGGACGGTCGTCGTCGACCTCCGCCCGATGCTCGACGATCCCGGACACGCCGTCGTGCTGGCCGAGGCGCGGGCCTTCCTGCTCATCGTGCCGGAGCTGAACCCGGAATCGATCCCGGAGACGCGCAAGCTCGCCGCGATGGCGGAGGCGCGCGGCATCGGATACCGCATCGTCGGCAACAAGGAGGAGAACCGCCGGCCGGTGAAGCGCGCGCTCGGCTTCCTGCAGTCCGGGTTCGGCGCGCAGCTGTCGCAGACGGTCATCCGGCGCGGCGCCGCCGTGGCGGAAGCGCACGAGCGGCTGCTGCCGGTCACCGCGTACGCGCCCGACTCGCCGCCCGCGCTCGCGATCCGCGCCATCGCCGACGAGCTGGTGGCCGAGGGGATCGTATGA
- a CDS encoding ParB N-terminal domain-containing protein: protein MTRKPPRGTPDLSSAFAIDADELSVLTQWSPSTTEVILRVPTDDVRPSPFQPRGRPSPRAVEAVRAAIATAGGIAVAREAAEPSPFTGLDAEARALGDLAIDVAEHGVETPLEARRIPGGTLELLSGHRRLAAARLAGLAEVPVVDRGDVPDHVAAAVVYRRNLLRKDFTAWQEASSFAAIRENRRGAGLPDSVRAVARALGTSHGRAGDLLTIARAFDADVVEAVGAPGDVVEDVLSRLTFRALRELATGSSTAERVARLRVLAGVEEPPRAPRRTAAAERRERRGGGFTLTVRKPPERMTATEAAAALEILSGEVDRLRARLAALGPPAARPRR from the coding sequence ATGACGCGCAAGCCGCCGCGCGGCACGCCCGATCTGTCGTCGGCGTTCGCCATCGACGCCGACGAGCTGAGCGTCCTCACGCAGTGGAGCCCCTCGACGACGGAGGTGATCCTCCGGGTCCCGACCGACGACGTGCGGCCGTCGCCGTTCCAGCCGCGCGGCCGCCCCTCGCCGCGCGCGGTCGAGGCGGTGCGCGCGGCGATCGCGACGGCGGGCGGCATCGCGGTCGCGCGGGAGGCCGCCGAGCCGTCGCCGTTCACGGGACTCGACGCCGAGGCGCGCGCGCTCGGCGACCTCGCGATCGACGTGGCGGAGCACGGTGTGGAGACGCCGCTCGAGGCGCGCCGCATCCCGGGCGGGACGCTGGAGCTGCTCTCCGGCCACCGACGGCTCGCGGCGGCCCGGCTGGCCGGGCTGGCCGAGGTCCCGGTGGTGGACCGGGGCGACGTGCCCGATCACGTCGCGGCCGCGGTGGTCTACCGCCGGAACCTGCTGCGGAAGGACTTCACCGCGTGGCAGGAGGCGTCGTCGTTCGCCGCGATCCGCGAGAACCGGCGCGGCGCGGGGCTGCCGGACAGCGTGCGTGCGGTGGCGCGGGCACTCGGCACGAGCCATGGCCGCGCCGGCGACCTGCTGACGATCGCGCGCGCGTTCGACGCCGACGTGGTGGAGGCCGTGGGCGCGCCGGGCGATGTGGTGGAGGACGTGCTGTCGCGACTCACGTTCCGCGCGCTGCGCGAGCTCGCGACGGGGTCGTCGACGGCCGAACGCGTGGCGCGGCTACGGGTGCTGGCGGGGGTCGAGGAGCCGCCGCGGGCGCCGCGTCGCACGGCGGCGGCGGAGCGGCGCGAGCGGCGCGGCGGCGGGTTCACGCTCACGGTGCGGAAGCCGCCCGAGCGCATGACCGCCACCGAGGCCGCGGCGGCGCTCGAGATCCTCTCGGGCGAGGTCGACCGACTGCGTGCCCGGCTCGCTGCGCTGGGTCCGCCGGCGGCCCGGCCGCGGCGGTAG